A genomic region of Vitis vinifera cultivar Pinot Noir 40024 chromosome 7, ASM3070453v1 contains the following coding sequences:
- the LOC100853875 gene encoding methylcrotonoyl-CoA carboxylase subunit alpha, mitochondrial isoform X3, which yields MSSMASLLRRRLPRRIFIVQKKAFSSSPDEGYTARRIEKILIANRGEIACRIIRTAKRLGIRTVAVFSDADRDSLHVKSADEAVHIGPPPARLSYLSAQSIIDAAVHTGAQAIHPGYGFLSESAAFAQLCEDEGLTFIGPPASAIRDMGDKSASKRIMGAAGVPLVPGYHGNEQDIDFMKSEGEKIGYPVLIKPTHGGGGKGMRIVQSPSEFVEAFLGAQREAAASFGINTILLEKYITKPRHIEVQIFGDKFGNVLHLNERDCSVQRRHQKIIEEAPAPNIVNDFRTHLGQAAVSAAKAVGYHNAGTVEFIVDTISGQFYFMEMNTRLQVEHPVTEMIVGQDLVEWQIRVANGEPLPMNQSQVPLLGHAFEARIYAENVSKGFLPATGILHHYRPVPVSSTAVRVETGVEQGDTVSMHYDPMIAKLVVWGENRAAALVKMKDCLSKFQVAGLPTNINFLQKLANHWAFENGKVETHFIEHFKDDLFVDPSNLLLANEAYDAAKFSAVLIAACVCEKERCNLKESPPGGKSSLSIWYAYPPFRVHHSARRTMELDWDNEYDSSSSKLLTFSITFQPDGNYLIETGEENSPDWEVKVAHLGNSDFRVEVDGVSRDVSLAVYSKTKHFHIWHGSHHHTFRQRVGLQLSADDEAQHKPSFEATSHPPGTVVAPMAGLVVKVLVKDGTNVEEGQPILVLEAMKMEHVVKAPSGGHVHGLQVTAGQQVSDGSFLFSVQACAEVDYQIWPG from the exons ATGTCATCAATGGCATCGCTGCTCCGGCGAAGGCTTCCACGCAGAATCTTTATAGTTCAGAAGAAGGCATTCTCGTCATCTCCGGACGAAGGCTACACTGCGCGACGGATAGAGAAGATTTTGATCGCGAACAGAGGCGAAATTGCTTGCAGAATTATTCGGACTGCGAAGCGGTTGGGGATTCGAACTGTCGCCGTTTTCAGTGATGCGGATAGGGATTCGCTTCACGTGAAATCGGCCGACGAGGCCGTGCATATCGGTCCACCACCGGCTCGATTAAGTTACTTGAGTGCTCAGTCGATTATTGATGCTGCGGTGCATACTGGCGCGCAG GCTATCCACCCAGGCTATGGTTTTTTATCAGAAAGTGCTGCATTTGCTCAACTTTGCGAGGATGAGGGTCTTACATTCATAGGACCTCCAGCATCCGCTATCCGTGACATGGGTGATAAAAG TGCATCAAAGAGAATAATGGGTGCAGCTGGGGTACCACTTGTACCTGGATACCATGGAAATGAACAAGATATTGACTTTATGAAATCAGAAGGAGAGAAAATTGGATATCCTGTCTTGATAAAGCCAACCCATGGAGGTGGAGGAAAG GGTATGAGGATTGTGCAAAGTCCAAGTGAATTTGTTGAAGCTTTTTTGGGAGCACAACGTGAAGCTGCTGCTTCTTTTGGCATAAACACAATCTTGCTGGAGAAATATATCACAAAGCCAAGGCACATAGAAGTCCAA ATATTTGGGGATAAATTTGGCAATGTTCTTCATTTAAATGAGAGAGATTGCAGTGTACAGAGAAGACACCAGAAGATAATTGAGGAAGCTCCAGCT CCAAACATTGTCAATGACTTCCGCACCCACTTGGGTCAAGCTGCTGTATCTGCAGCCAAG GCAGTTGGCTATCACAATGCTGGCACAGTGGAGTTTATAGTGGATACCATCTCAggccaattttattttatggagaTGAATACCCGCCTTCAG GTTGAGCACCCTGTGACTGAGATGATTGTTGGGCAAGATCTTGTAGAGTGGCAAATCCGTGTTGCAAATGGCGAACCTCTGCCCATGAATCAGTCACAAGTGCCCTTATTAG GTCATGCCTTTGAAGCCCGAATATATGCTGAAAATGTTTCAAAAGGATTTCTTCCAGCCACTGGAATTCTTCATCATTATCGTCCTGTCCCAGTCTCTTCAACAG CAGTTCGGGTTGAAACTGGAGTTGAACAAGGAGACACTGTTAGCATGCATTATGACCCTATGATTGCTAAGCTTGTAGTATGGGGAGAAAATCGGGCTGCAGCATTAGTTAAAATGAAGGATTGCTTATCAAAATTTCAG GTTGCAGGTTTGCCAACCAATATCAATTTCCTCCAAAAACTTGCTAACCATTGggcatttgaaaatggaaaagttGAAACCCATTTTATTGAGCACTTTAAAGATGACCTGTTTGTTGATCCAAGTAATTTATTATTAGCAAATGAAGCTTATGATGCTGCTAAATTCAGTGCAGTTCTTATAGCTGCATGTGTTTGTGAAAAGGAACGTTGTAACTTGAAGGAAAGTCCTCCTG GCGGCAAAAGCTCACTCTCAATATGGTATGCATATCCCCCTTTCAGAGTCCATCATAGTGCTAGGCGCACAATGGAACTTGACTGGGACAATGAATACGATAGCAGTAGCTCAAAGCTTTTGACATTTTCCATCACTTTTCAGCCAGATGGAAACTATCTAATAGAG ACAGGAGAAGAAAACTCCCCTGATTGGGAAGTCAAAGTAGCACATCTAGGCAATTCTGATTTCAGAGTTGAAGTTGATGGTGTGAGCAGGGATGTTAGTTTAGCTGTTTACTCCAAG ACTAAGCATTTCCATATATGGCATGGTTCACATCATCATACTTTCAGACAAAGGGTTGGGCTTCAGTTGTCTGCTGATGATGAAGCGCAACACAAGCCCAGTTTTGAGGCCACATCTCATCCTCCAGGGACTGTGGTTGCACCCATGGCTGGTTTAGTGGTTAAGGTTCTAGTGAAGGATGGGACCAACGTGGAAGAAGGGCAACCTATATTAGTGTTAGAAGCGATGAAGATGGAG CATGTTGTGAAAGCACCATCTGGTGGGCATGTCCATGGGCTTCAGGTCACAGCTGGCCAACAGGTTTCTGACGGTAGTTTTCTCTTCAGTGTCCAG GCATGTGCTGAAGTAGATTACCAAATATGGCCAGGATGA
- the LOC100853875 gene encoding methylcrotonoyl-CoA carboxylase subunit alpha, mitochondrial isoform X1 encodes MSSMASLLRRRLPRRIFIVQKKAFSSSPDEGYTARRIEKILIANRGEIACRIIRTAKRLGIRTVAVFSDADRDSLHVKSADEAVHIGPPPARLSYLSAQSIIDAAVHTGAQAIHPGYGFLSESAAFAQLCEDEGLTFIGPPASAIRDMGDKSASKRIMGAAGVPLVPGYHGNEQDIDFMKSEGEKIGYPVLIKPTHGGGGKGMRIVQSPSEFVEAFLGAQREAAASFGINTILLEKYITKPRHIEVQIFGDKFGNVLHLNERDCSVQRRHQKIIEEAPAPNIVNDFRTHLGQAAVSAAKAVGYHNAGTVEFIVDTISGQFYFMEMNTRLQVEHPVTEMIVGQDLVEWQIRVANGEPLPMNQSQVPLLGHAFEARIYAENVSKGFLPATGILHHYRPVPVSSTAVRVETGVEQGDTVSMHYDPMIAKLVVWGENRAAALVKMKDCLSKFQVAGLPTNINFLQKLANHWAFENGKVETHFIEHFKDDLFVDPSNLLLANEAYDAAKFSAVLIAACVCEKERCNLKESPPGGKSSLSIWYAYPPFRVHHSARRTMELDWDNEYDSSSSKLLTFSITFQPDGNYLIETGEENSPDWEVKVAHLGNSDFRVEVDGVSRDVSLAVYSKDQTKHFHIWHGSHHHTFRQRVGLQLSADDEAQHKPSFEATSHPPGTVVAPMAGLVVKVLVKDGTNVEEGQPILVLEAMKMEHVVKAPSGGHVHGLQVTAGQQVSDGSFLFSVQACAEVDYQIWPG; translated from the exons ATGTCATCAATGGCATCGCTGCTCCGGCGAAGGCTTCCACGCAGAATCTTTATAGTTCAGAAGAAGGCATTCTCGTCATCTCCGGACGAAGGCTACACTGCGCGACGGATAGAGAAGATTTTGATCGCGAACAGAGGCGAAATTGCTTGCAGAATTATTCGGACTGCGAAGCGGTTGGGGATTCGAACTGTCGCCGTTTTCAGTGATGCGGATAGGGATTCGCTTCACGTGAAATCGGCCGACGAGGCCGTGCATATCGGTCCACCACCGGCTCGATTAAGTTACTTGAGTGCTCAGTCGATTATTGATGCTGCGGTGCATACTGGCGCGCAG GCTATCCACCCAGGCTATGGTTTTTTATCAGAAAGTGCTGCATTTGCTCAACTTTGCGAGGATGAGGGTCTTACATTCATAGGACCTCCAGCATCCGCTATCCGTGACATGGGTGATAAAAG TGCATCAAAGAGAATAATGGGTGCAGCTGGGGTACCACTTGTACCTGGATACCATGGAAATGAACAAGATATTGACTTTATGAAATCAGAAGGAGAGAAAATTGGATATCCTGTCTTGATAAAGCCAACCCATGGAGGTGGAGGAAAG GGTATGAGGATTGTGCAAAGTCCAAGTGAATTTGTTGAAGCTTTTTTGGGAGCACAACGTGAAGCTGCTGCTTCTTTTGGCATAAACACAATCTTGCTGGAGAAATATATCACAAAGCCAAGGCACATAGAAGTCCAA ATATTTGGGGATAAATTTGGCAATGTTCTTCATTTAAATGAGAGAGATTGCAGTGTACAGAGAAGACACCAGAAGATAATTGAGGAAGCTCCAGCT CCAAACATTGTCAATGACTTCCGCACCCACTTGGGTCAAGCTGCTGTATCTGCAGCCAAG GCAGTTGGCTATCACAATGCTGGCACAGTGGAGTTTATAGTGGATACCATCTCAggccaattttattttatggagaTGAATACCCGCCTTCAG GTTGAGCACCCTGTGACTGAGATGATTGTTGGGCAAGATCTTGTAGAGTGGCAAATCCGTGTTGCAAATGGCGAACCTCTGCCCATGAATCAGTCACAAGTGCCCTTATTAG GTCATGCCTTTGAAGCCCGAATATATGCTGAAAATGTTTCAAAAGGATTTCTTCCAGCCACTGGAATTCTTCATCATTATCGTCCTGTCCCAGTCTCTTCAACAG CAGTTCGGGTTGAAACTGGAGTTGAACAAGGAGACACTGTTAGCATGCATTATGACCCTATGATTGCTAAGCTTGTAGTATGGGGAGAAAATCGGGCTGCAGCATTAGTTAAAATGAAGGATTGCTTATCAAAATTTCAG GTTGCAGGTTTGCCAACCAATATCAATTTCCTCCAAAAACTTGCTAACCATTGggcatttgaaaatggaaaagttGAAACCCATTTTATTGAGCACTTTAAAGATGACCTGTTTGTTGATCCAAGTAATTTATTATTAGCAAATGAAGCTTATGATGCTGCTAAATTCAGTGCAGTTCTTATAGCTGCATGTGTTTGTGAAAAGGAACGTTGTAACTTGAAGGAAAGTCCTCCTG GCGGCAAAAGCTCACTCTCAATATGGTATGCATATCCCCCTTTCAGAGTCCATCATAGTGCTAGGCGCACAATGGAACTTGACTGGGACAATGAATACGATAGCAGTAGCTCAAAGCTTTTGACATTTTCCATCACTTTTCAGCCAGATGGAAACTATCTAATAGAG ACAGGAGAAGAAAACTCCCCTGATTGGGAAGTCAAAGTAGCACATCTAGGCAATTCTGATTTCAGAGTTGAAGTTGATGGTGTGAGCAGGGATGTTAGTTTAGCTGTTTACTCCAAG GATCAGACTAAGCATTTCCATATATGGCATGGTTCACATCATCATACTTTCAGACAAAGGGTTGGGCTTCAGTTGTCTGCTGATGATGAAGCGCAACACAAGCCCAGTTTTGAGGCCACATCTCATCCTCCAGGGACTGTGGTTGCACCCATGGCTGGTTTAGTGGTTAAGGTTCTAGTGAAGGATGGGACCAACGTGGAAGAAGGGCAACCTATATTAGTGTTAGAAGCGATGAAGATGGAG CATGTTGTGAAAGCACCATCTGGTGGGCATGTCCATGGGCTTCAGGTCACAGCTGGCCAACAGGTTTCTGACGGTAGTTTTCTCTTCAGTGTCCAG GCATGTGCTGAAGTAGATTACCAAATATGGCCAGGATGA
- the LOC100853875 gene encoding methylcrotonoyl-CoA carboxylase subunit alpha, mitochondrial isoform X6: MSSMASLLRRRLPRRIFIVQKKAFSSSPDEGYTARRIEKILIANRGEIACRIIRTAKRLGIRTVAVFSDADRDSLHVKSADEAVHIGPPPARLSYLSAQSIIDAAVHTGAQAIHPGYGFLSESAAFAQLCEDEGLTFIGPPASAIRDMGDKSASKRIMGAAGVPLVPGYHGNEQDIDFMKSEGEKIGYPVLIKPTHGGGGKGMRIVQSPSEFVEAFLGAQREAAASFGINTILLEKYITKPRHIEVQIFGDKFGNVLHLNERDCSVQRRHQKIIEEAPAPNIVNDFRTHLGQAAVSAAKAVGYHNAGTVEFIVDTISGQFYFMEMNTRLQVEHPVTEMIVGQDLVEWQIRVANGEPLPMNQSQVPLLGHAFEARIYAENVSKGFLPATGILHHYRPVPVSSTAVRVETGVEQGDTVSMHYDPMIAKLVVWGENRAAALVKMKDCLSKFQVAGLPTNINFLQKLANHWAFENGKVETHFIEHFKDDLFVDPSNLLLANEAYDAAKFSAVLIAACVCEKERCNLKESPPGGKSSLSIWYAYPPFRVHHSARRTMELDWDNEYDSSSSKLLTFSITFQPDGNYLIETGEENSPDWEVKVAHLGNSDFRVEVDGVSRDVSLAVYSKTKHFHIWHGSHHHTFRQRVGLQLSADDEAQHKPSFEATSHPPGTVVAPMAGLVVKVLVKDGTNVEEGQPILVLEAMKMEHVVKAPSGGHVHGLQVTAGQQVSDGSFLFSVQDESK; encoded by the exons ATGTCATCAATGGCATCGCTGCTCCGGCGAAGGCTTCCACGCAGAATCTTTATAGTTCAGAAGAAGGCATTCTCGTCATCTCCGGACGAAGGCTACACTGCGCGACGGATAGAGAAGATTTTGATCGCGAACAGAGGCGAAATTGCTTGCAGAATTATTCGGACTGCGAAGCGGTTGGGGATTCGAACTGTCGCCGTTTTCAGTGATGCGGATAGGGATTCGCTTCACGTGAAATCGGCCGACGAGGCCGTGCATATCGGTCCACCACCGGCTCGATTAAGTTACTTGAGTGCTCAGTCGATTATTGATGCTGCGGTGCATACTGGCGCGCAG GCTATCCACCCAGGCTATGGTTTTTTATCAGAAAGTGCTGCATTTGCTCAACTTTGCGAGGATGAGGGTCTTACATTCATAGGACCTCCAGCATCCGCTATCCGTGACATGGGTGATAAAAG TGCATCAAAGAGAATAATGGGTGCAGCTGGGGTACCACTTGTACCTGGATACCATGGAAATGAACAAGATATTGACTTTATGAAATCAGAAGGAGAGAAAATTGGATATCCTGTCTTGATAAAGCCAACCCATGGAGGTGGAGGAAAG GGTATGAGGATTGTGCAAAGTCCAAGTGAATTTGTTGAAGCTTTTTTGGGAGCACAACGTGAAGCTGCTGCTTCTTTTGGCATAAACACAATCTTGCTGGAGAAATATATCACAAAGCCAAGGCACATAGAAGTCCAA ATATTTGGGGATAAATTTGGCAATGTTCTTCATTTAAATGAGAGAGATTGCAGTGTACAGAGAAGACACCAGAAGATAATTGAGGAAGCTCCAGCT CCAAACATTGTCAATGACTTCCGCACCCACTTGGGTCAAGCTGCTGTATCTGCAGCCAAG GCAGTTGGCTATCACAATGCTGGCACAGTGGAGTTTATAGTGGATACCATCTCAggccaattttattttatggagaTGAATACCCGCCTTCAG GTTGAGCACCCTGTGACTGAGATGATTGTTGGGCAAGATCTTGTAGAGTGGCAAATCCGTGTTGCAAATGGCGAACCTCTGCCCATGAATCAGTCACAAGTGCCCTTATTAG GTCATGCCTTTGAAGCCCGAATATATGCTGAAAATGTTTCAAAAGGATTTCTTCCAGCCACTGGAATTCTTCATCATTATCGTCCTGTCCCAGTCTCTTCAACAG CAGTTCGGGTTGAAACTGGAGTTGAACAAGGAGACACTGTTAGCATGCATTATGACCCTATGATTGCTAAGCTTGTAGTATGGGGAGAAAATCGGGCTGCAGCATTAGTTAAAATGAAGGATTGCTTATCAAAATTTCAG GTTGCAGGTTTGCCAACCAATATCAATTTCCTCCAAAAACTTGCTAACCATTGggcatttgaaaatggaaaagttGAAACCCATTTTATTGAGCACTTTAAAGATGACCTGTTTGTTGATCCAAGTAATTTATTATTAGCAAATGAAGCTTATGATGCTGCTAAATTCAGTGCAGTTCTTATAGCTGCATGTGTTTGTGAAAAGGAACGTTGTAACTTGAAGGAAAGTCCTCCTG GCGGCAAAAGCTCACTCTCAATATGGTATGCATATCCCCCTTTCAGAGTCCATCATAGTGCTAGGCGCACAATGGAACTTGACTGGGACAATGAATACGATAGCAGTAGCTCAAAGCTTTTGACATTTTCCATCACTTTTCAGCCAGATGGAAACTATCTAATAGAG ACAGGAGAAGAAAACTCCCCTGATTGGGAAGTCAAAGTAGCACATCTAGGCAATTCTGATTTCAGAGTTGAAGTTGATGGTGTGAGCAGGGATGTTAGTTTAGCTGTTTACTCCAAG ACTAAGCATTTCCATATATGGCATGGTTCACATCATCATACTTTCAGACAAAGGGTTGGGCTTCAGTTGTCTGCTGATGATGAAGCGCAACACAAGCCCAGTTTTGAGGCCACATCTCATCCTCCAGGGACTGTGGTTGCACCCATGGCTGGTTTAGTGGTTAAGGTTCTAGTGAAGGATGGGACCAACGTGGAAGAAGGGCAACCTATATTAGTGTTAGAAGCGATGAAGATGGAG CATGTTGTGAAAGCACCATCTGGTGGGCATGTCCATGGGCTTCAGGTCACAGCTGGCCAACAGGTTTCTGACGGTAGTTTTCTCTTCAGTGTCCAG GATGAGTCAAAATGA